A stretch of Arthrobacter sunyaminii DNA encodes these proteins:
- the aroA gene encoding 3-phosphoshikimate 1-carboxyvinyltransferase, giving the protein MSFPANPQTVSPWPAPRVSAPLDADVRVPGSKSLTNRYLVLAALADGPSRLRAPLHSRDTALMVQSLRALGATVTEIDGDGAFGPDLEIRPMDSGTASGTGIDCGLAGTVMRFVPPLAALKTGSTDFDGDPHARQRPMAAIIDALRALGVTVHDDGRGALPFSVAGTGEVAGGRLEIDAGASSQFVSALLLAGARFRDGLHLVHVGSTLPSREHIAMTVQVLRGVGVQVDDSVPNEWRVAPGHIRAFDVAIEPDLSNAGPFLAAALVAGGTVRLAGWPEHTTQVGDRWRSILPALGGTATLSRGTLTVTGSGRITGAQLADTSELAPTVAALCALADSPSTLTGIAHLRGHETDRLAALVTEINRLGGNAEETEDGLIIRPAPLHGGVFETYADHRMATAGALIGLAVPGVLVQDIGTTAKTLPEFPQLWRELAATAQPPAAAEPGSAAAPGRTEGAR; this is encoded by the coding sequence ATGTCTTTCCCCGCCAATCCGCAGACAGTCTCTCCCTGGCCCGCTCCCCGGGTGTCGGCACCGCTGGACGCCGACGTCCGGGTACCGGGTTCCAAGTCCCTGACCAACAGGTATCTGGTCCTTGCTGCCCTGGCTGACGGCCCCAGCAGGCTCCGGGCGCCCCTTCATTCCCGGGACACCGCCCTCATGGTCCAGTCACTCCGGGCGCTGGGCGCCACGGTGACCGAGATCGACGGCGACGGCGCCTTCGGACCGGATCTCGAGATCCGGCCGATGGATTCGGGGACCGCATCCGGGACAGGCATTGACTGCGGGTTGGCGGGAACAGTCATGCGGTTCGTGCCTCCTCTGGCCGCACTGAAAACCGGAAGCACAGACTTCGACGGCGATCCCCACGCGCGCCAGCGGCCGATGGCCGCGATCATCGATGCGCTCCGCGCGCTGGGCGTGACGGTGCACGACGACGGCAGAGGGGCCCTTCCCTTTAGCGTGGCCGGCACCGGAGAGGTAGCCGGGGGCCGGTTGGAAATTGACGCCGGAGCGTCCTCCCAGTTCGTCTCGGCCCTGCTGCTGGCAGGCGCGCGCTTCAGGGACGGACTGCACCTGGTCCATGTGGGCTCCACCCTTCCCAGCCGTGAGCACATTGCCATGACAGTCCAGGTGCTGCGCGGGGTTGGTGTGCAGGTGGACGATTCCGTCCCGAACGAGTGGCGCGTGGCGCCCGGCCACATCCGTGCCTTCGACGTAGCCATCGAGCCGGACTTATCCAATGCCGGACCGTTCCTGGCCGCAGCCCTCGTGGCAGGCGGCACCGTGCGCCTGGCCGGCTGGCCCGAACACACCACACAGGTGGGCGACCGGTGGCGGAGCATCCTGCCCGCCCTTGGCGGCACAGCCACCCTGTCCCGGGGCACCCTGACTGTGACCGGCTCCGGCCGCATCACCGGAGCGCAGCTTGCTGACACCAGCGAGCTGGCTCCCACGGTGGCCGCGCTGTGCGCCCTGGCAGATTCCCCCTCAACACTCACCGGCATTGCCCACCTGCGCGGCCACGAAACCGACCGCCTCGCTGCCCTGGTGACCGAGATCAACCGGCTGGGCGGAAACGCCGAAGAGACCGAAGACGGCCTGATCATCCGTCCCGCGCCCCTGCACGGCGGTGTTTTCGAAACGTATGCCGATCACCGGATGGCAACGGCAGGCGCTCTCATCGGCCTGGCGGTGCCGGGAGTCCTGGTGCAGGACATCGGCACCACCGCCAAGACGCTGCCGGAGTTTCCTCAGTTGTGGCGTGAACTCGCCGCCACGGCCCAACCACCGGCTGCAGCGGAACCAGGCTCTGCCGCGGCTCCGGGCCGGACGGAAGGTGCGCGCTGA